ATCGAAAGAAACGATCGATCACACCCCAATCTCCCACTTCTTAAATGGTATTCCAACTATATAAAATCAAGTAATCAAACACAGAAGTGAAGATCGTTTTTCAAGATTCTCACTAAACTCTGCTGGTAAAAAAAATTGCTCACTGATGTAAGATCACGTCGTGCGAGGAAAGAATTTGCGGGCTTAAACAACAGATAGCATGACTACATTACCATAGACCTCAAGAAGAGATCAGCTGATACTAGATTTCTACATCCCATATATGCATGGCATGCACGAAAACTTTGGTGCCATAATtaaacatcatcaagaaacacCATTTCAGCAAGGTTTTGACATTTGCAACATCACTAAAATTGATTGACAATGTCATAATTGATAAGCAGTAAATAACAACATAGCCAGAATTACAGAtaactaaaattcaaaaaagaaaGAACACCATTTCAGCACCAGAAATGGATTAACATAAGAagccaaaatcatgaaattaACAATCAAATTACCCGAGGCACTCTCGTCCAGAGAATGGATATCAATCAAGAACTACTAATAGCAAAAAGAAAGTTTGAAAATATACAGAGAACTCGGAGTCTTCACGCGGAAAGAAGGGAGAATGGGGTTATGTTGACTCATTCAAAACCTATAAAGGCCGAGCTTTTCTTGTACGTAAAATTGATCACCCACTCTGGTCGTCATTAAGCAATANtattttataaataatatgatgCACAAGTTCGAGaaaaagttaaataaaatttaatgattattACTTTGATGAATAATATTTATTGTAATGGAATTCTTTACATTTTAATTTCATTCAGATATAAATTATTGATGTAGGAAATTTgcgtaaattttatttttatgtagcTGTTTTCCATTGAATAAAATGAATGATGTTTCTAGAATTAAGCGTTATTCAAACAAGATTATGACAGGACACTTAAAAGATTTTCAACATCAAAAATGAGTTTGGTTAGAATATTTTTAGTGACATTGTCGGTTAATGGAGGACGAAAATTTTCCCATCCTCAAATCAATGTAACGTTTTCTATATTTAAATGAAAGGATTTGGGAATTTGATTGCGCAATCAAATTCTTCGAATTTCTTTAAccataaaatcaaattattcgAATATCTTTaaaccaatattttttttgagtttATCGTTAGTGATAGGATCAGTTGGGAGGTaaaaaagtgtttagaaaggggatgaataaacacttgacaattttacactcttttcgaataatgagtcagtttagtgataaactgagctcgggaatcttgtttgtcaatgtcgatcagttaactaatgaaagtgcggaaataaactgactgacagatagaataaaactgaaattaagagacacaagatttatggatgttcggagattttattcactcctacgtcaccccttctatctagaaaatatgatattcactaaaagactttgatcaaaaCAAAGAATTGTACAGACCTACTTCAGTTTTGGAATTAACAATACCAacttgaaactcttagtttcgatACAGTTTACAGTACTCGACTGATCTGAAactacttagcacaactgatctctataaGATCGAATAATATAACAGTAAGTGTTTGTGCTTGTAAACTCAAAttatagccttgaatgctatgaatgtatatgttaagtgtgagctttgaaatcttttgaaTATGAACAGAAAGCTTGTGAAGAAATTTCAGCAGAATAACAGCTTGGTTAATTGAACGGTTATATTTTCTCCGCTGCTCTTcttggctatttataggctttgcttccaacaaTAACAATGAATgcgatttgaatctttatatccgttgtttgccacgtcaacattcttctgacagtaGTACATTGTATCATTGCTGAAATGTGGCGTTCTCACTACATGTTGCAATATGCTTTTATACAATTTGTCGGTTGATAGTTacattccttaactgatgacgtgtaaaaCTGTTTTATCAGTTTTGACAAAGCCGATATGATAAACTAATTGCTCTCAACTGATTGTAATGTAATTGATCAGTTCCAACTGATCATCTAGTCGTCTACAATCTTCAATTAGCTTAGTTCAGTTGCCGTTGATTTTCTGCGCACCACTATTCAGTTAAGCAACCAATAGTTTGCGCATTTTAGATCAGTTCAtttcagtcttcttgatcaatttgttcaatattttacgctcaatttgtcaaactatcgaaattaagtttccaacagttACTGTCTTATGAATCTATATACGTGAGACAATCCTACTAGAGTTTTTGTGaagttataattatatatatatttaattaaaataaaacgtTTCAAATGTCTAATTATCAGAaagattttataattatttcaaaaataaaacaatttgatCCATATGATAATGCTTGACTTGACCTGTCAAATTTTCTCCGAGGCAGGGTCTTTCCACAAAGtccctttttttttccttttttaatgAATGCATATTATACAACACTTAAAacgaaaaaaattaaagaaataatacCATATATGCTTCGATTTTTGTTTATTTCAGCCAATTATGGCTAGCAGGCTTTGCCTAACGGCAGGAAGAGAGCAAATGACAGAGCCAAAAATGCCAGTGAGAGCATATGCAATTGCACAAAATGGAAGAGCTTCGGGTTCCTTAGCTGACAACGCAGCTGTTCCCAATCCGTGAGCACTGATCAGAACAATTTACATATTATTATGATCatgatgattatatatatatatatataagatcaCTCTGTATATGAATCAAATATTGAATCTTCGTACCTTGATGCGGTTGCTATTCCTCGTGCTATGGGGTCGCGGAATCCTAATCGGTCAAGAGTTGTCTGAACAAAGTTGGCGCCAACAAGTCCAGTTACTACGACTACAGCAGCTGTGAGAGATGGATTGGGACCTTGAAAACAAAAATGGAGCATTTTTTGTGATCAGATCGATTGAGAAAATGTTGGCTTTAAGTTAAAAGTGTAGAAATAATGTAAATTTTCGACCTTCAAAGAAAGTCACAATGCTGAGGGCAAGTGCCACAGTAATGCATCTGGGTAGGATTGAGACGGTTAAGGACGGTTCCAGGCCGACTAGACGTCCTATGAGAGCCGTGGAATACAAAGAAAACAAGGTGGATATTATGACTGAGGTGAATATTTCTGATGCATGCCTCTGAACCagctgtgaatttttttttaaaaaaaacagaaaagataTAAATCAGTGACTATTTTAAGCACTTGTAGTGAAATAAAACGTGGGTTTTGGACATTTTGACTGCCTGCAGCATGTTTTTGTCGGTTATACCGACCAGTGGAGCAGGCCCTGAGCCTGAATTTCCACGGGGAAACTCTTACCTAGTAGTTCGAGCTTGTTGGATGGTTTTGGCTTTTTAAGGCAAACTTTTGGTACCTAAAAGGATTAGACTCAGTACGCGTGATTATATTGCAAGAGGATCAGTTACCTTTCTTTGTCGGAACATTGAGAAGGCGAAGGAGAGAATGACAGATCCAAGAAATCCCATTAAAAGGTCACCAGCTCCAGGATTCGATGAAGCCTTAGTAAGGTAATAACctgtaatttaaatttttaccataaaacATATATTACCTATCCTTAACCACaatttttgcatgaaattttTGTTAGATCGTTACCAAGAACAGGTTTAAGCCCGCAATTTGACAGTTTTCCATAAGCAAATGCCGCTAAATCTGCTGAGAGCGTACAACAAATAATGGGATGGAAAACCGTTTTCACTTGAGTCGGTAGCCTAAAAACCCGAAAAAATGACCCGAAATCTGAGAAACATAACAGGTAAAAACACATAAACAGAACCaagacacacacatatatatatgttgaattGAGCAAATTCTTGTTACAGTTACCCGGAACCGACTATGTAGCCTAAAACAGTAGAAGCGAGGAGAAATGGCAGGCATGTTCTAGCATTGGTTCCAAGTGCAGTGGGGTAGAAAAAGGCTGACACGAATGATACGAGGAAAATACCGCCCCAAAGCCATAATTCGAGTGAAGAAAAGGGAGAAGGCTTAGGCATTGGTTCGGTTGGTATCATTTCTGTCCTAACCAATTTTCTTACTGCTATAGCCGTAAAACCTGCCACAGACAGTGAAGCCAGCCAACCTCCAACTGCAGTAAAGTAGAGAGAAAAAATTCAGTGTGATGCATTTGTTTGCAGCAGGAATGAGCCAGACTTATTGGGTTAAAGATGCAATGCTCGAAAGAAAGAAGTCTTTTATTTTCCTAGATTGAACAAATGTTTTGCAGCGGTTGTACTTTAAATTCGAACAACTTTGGCTTTGATTGTAACAAGATAACGTAATATTTTCAATTGTAGAAAAGTTCAAATGTTATGTTTCAGTAGTTGTATCCACAACCGCATAGGATAGTTGAGGTCAATTGTTGCTTCCCAGCATAACTAGTAGAAAAAGAATATAATTTCAAGCTACAAATGCCAACGGAGTTTCTTGATCTGAAATGCTGAATGTTGTCTTAAAACGTGATCaccatataaaaaatatcacaGGATAATGACTTTAACTCGAGATTCGCAAGCTGCAGAAATCTGAATTCGGAACTAAGATTAACTGGATTAGTCACATACCTACAATGAGAAGGATTTTAAATCCAGAAGCAGCAGGTATATCTTTGACAGCAAGAGGCAGAACCACCAAAGAAGGCACGTAAAACAACGGGAGCCACCGTTGAATAAACAGAAGCGCTGGCTGAAAAAATTCGAGCAGGGTAGTCGCTGCTTTGGGGATGATGGCATCAAGAACAATCAAAATGGTGAATATACAGAACATCCCAAATAGAGCACTTGGGAACTTAATGGCAGCATCCACAAATGCCTTCTTCAATAGCTTATCCATGAATACTATGATCCCCAACGAAACCACCAAATGCAACAGCTTTACAACCtgaaaaagaaacaaacaaggccgtaattatttgaaaatccattttctatttattaaGCCATCCCATCTATCTAATGAACTCCTGTGGAAGGAACCTTTACTTATGCATCGATTACCATTGTCTGAACTCCTCCAGAAGTTAAACCAGTCTCTGATCCAGAGGATTTCACAGCAACCCTTTTCTTGGTATGTGTTTTAGGAGCTTCAAAAACCAAGAATCTCGAATCGGGTCCAAGAGCATTAACGGGTCGCAGAGTTTCAGCCACTTCGCCATAACTGTCGTCTGCTTTCCGAGCTCCAACCGAAAACACTTGTGAGCAGACTTTTCTGGCTTTTTTGACAGAAGCCAAACGGACTTGATTGGGTATAACACCGTTGTAGGTGCAACGATGAACAAGAAAAGGCGAAAGAAACAGAGAAATGGAGGCCATGGGAGTGATAGAGAAGCAGAACGTGCTGCAGAGGAGGAGTTAACATTTTCTTAGAGTAAGCGGTGTGtgtgtgaaatttgtgtggacaCGATGAAACGTCGGGAACTAAAGAGATGAGTTTCACCCGGAAGATGTTAAATTGTGCTGATTGGATTATGTATAACGTTACAGATTCCCGGGTCGTGTTTAAGTTACAGTTTTGTTCGTTGACCTCTGCGTTACCCTACCAGCCACATGACCCATATCCAAGAAACGCATTCAAGTTCAAGTTTTTATATGCTCAAGTCTTTATTTTGGATTTCAAACCACCAATTTAccgaaataataatattatatgccCATGTAAATTACTTTGAATTCATAGCAGAGAGTAACAATGTAAATTAATTGAAATTCGAGTAAGTCTtctgtgagatggtctcacgaatctttatttgtgagacgggtcaaccctaccgatattcacaataaaaagtaatactcttaacataaaaagtaatattttttcatggatgacccaaataagatacatgtctcataaaatactacatgtgagacagtctcacacaaatttttgccttgaaatttttattgacacaacaaaaatttaccaaaaacgaaaaaaaatacaaaaacctAAATGAAAGAATTTACCAAAAAAATCTTAGGCTCCTGATACAAGTCACGTTCATTGGTCTATTTACAATGAAAAtagctttctttttttttttacccccAAAATCCGATATAACCCAATATCCGGtaattttacttatttttatttattttgcctTTTGGTGATCTTAACCTATTAtaagatgaaaatatgaaatcttTACACTGTCGCTTTGTGCTAAGTACATTGTGTTTggcaaataaatatattatttcaacTGCTACTCAAAATAATTGTAATACTTTctcaattataattaattttgacGAAAGCTATTCTTTTCTTTATGAAattgttgaaatattattaaattaaaaatggttgctcgaattaattttaatttatttagaaaTATAATTGATACAATATGATTTGGTTTGAATTTGTATCTAAAACCGAACAAAATATCAGTTGAACACACCTAGATTAATCTAGATGTATgcaattattttatgaaaaggAATCATGAGATATTAGATTCAAggtgttgaatttatgataataaaaatttagagagaataaattcgaggagttgaatttatgaaaattgatagtttaaattattaaattcaaatgttgagtttatgaaagattaaattaaatgtaataggAATATGTATATTGTAGAAGTATAAGTCCAActtgttaaataattaaagttcttaatgaactttgatatattaattaattaaactagttggtctagtcaaattaattaactaagCACATTAATGTTTAATTAAGGAAGTATTAACTTATAATTAAAGAAACTAGGTTAAGAACTCATGATTTAAAAAGGAGACACAAAACCCTACCCTCCATACTCATGATATTCGAAAATCAACTCTAAAAAATTCtccaaaaatttcggccatctaaattaaagcttaaaattattttagggTTTGAGTCGGTTTTTTAGTTTCTTGATCTCAACGATAAAATTCTTCTAAATCTTCTAGTGtaatttagaagaggaacaaatattccagtcgtTGAATTGATTGGAgatttaatatttcaagaagATCATTCGTAGGGAATACTACCACTAGTAGAATTTCCTTGATTTACTTCGCATATTCAACGAAGTAATATGTAGATAACTGCCGAAGTAGACGCACGTGAAGTAATAGATTACCATTTTACTTCGCATTATCACCGAAGTCGTATCCAAGAAATTAGAGAAGTCGTTGACCGGTTCAATGAGGAAAACCGGTCCGAAATTAGACCGATGCCGAAGTAAAACAACGTCACATGGAtgcttattttatataaatcatacgagtattcaaataacatatttgaatatcaaattaaaaattttaaaatttacgcTGTGTTTTGAACACGAGAAAACTAATACACAACATTATGATAAAATGTTGTTTATATTCTATTATACTAAACAATGAATTCAAACAAGGGAGAGGAGTCGACTAACGGCAAGATCTCGATGTGGTGCGGGTTCCCAGGAATCGCGATCTAAGGTTAATCACAGTTAACATCAATTCTTGTTGTACAATGACAGCTACATATCTCCACAATTATATGATATTATCCACTTTGAGCATAAGTTCTAAAggttttatttttgttctttatCAAAAAGGTCTCCATTCATGGTGTGGGACTCCCCTCAAGTCTACATGTCCTGCAATTGAGATCATTCTTCTTCACTGCGTTGGGGACGCATACCTTGCAGAAATATCGAAAGCATCACCCATCTCGAGAGCTCAAGGATTTTTATAGGGAGCTCTCGCATATTTTGTTTAAGTATCCGAGAATTCCACTCGCGTGACTCGATCTCGACATTGGCTCTAATACAACTTATTGTACAATGAAAGTCACATATCTCCACAACGGTATGATATTTGTCTACTTTGAGTTTAAGCTATAAtggtttttatttcttttatcattACTCAAAATGACTCATACCTATCATTCCATCATATTAATTTGTAATCTTTCTCTTGATCTTCCAATATGAGACTTTGGTTGTATTCTCAATACTTCTACTGTGAAGAATATGAACCGTCATGGCCCGATTACCATTCGCACATTAGGATCATATGAATGGGTTCCGCTCCCCGTCCAAGAAGACATGGATATctaggggtgttcatcggtcggttcggttcagttttcgattttttcgattttcgattttacaaatatataatccgatatctgAACCATTTttattcggttcggttcggttcggttttataccgaaatggttcggttatttcggttttgatacaattatttaaattaataagataaatatattgtaaaatataatattttatctttttacatgatttcttagtaaaacatctaaatataaagtttaaatgaattacataaacaataatcaactaaatattattcaaaataattcatcattcactgatatcgtctcaaaaaacatataataaaaataaaattattaatttaatgaaattttggttttttcgatcggttcggttttgacatatataatccaaaaccgaaccaaataaatttcgattttaacatttatatccaaattataaaattcgattttcgattttatccgcagtttgaacacccctatgGATATCCTTCAAAATTGTCCCTAGCTGTAGGTTTCAAAGATTGGAGCTTTGAGTCCTCGATATTCATAATTTGGGGTTTGATTTAGATACGAGTTACAACATCGAATGTGTCTCGATATTTACGGAATTGGATCACTCTAATCTAATATAATCGGGCTCCGTTTGGTACGTGTGatatgataagtaaatgattaataattagagtgattaaaaatGAGAGATATAGATTAATAGTATGGTAGGATAAATAACATgatgtttgatatgattttaaaataatggattaattttgtaaattttattgtaatgatcAAAATGCCCCAANNNNNNNNNNNNNNNNNNNNNNNNNNNNNNNNNNNNNNNNNNNNNNNNNNNNNNNNNNNNNNNNNNNNNNNNNNNNNNNNNNNNNNNNNNNNNNNNNNNNNNNNNNNNNNNNNNNNNNNNNNNNNNNNNNNNNNNNNNNNNNNNNNNNNNNNNNNNNNNNNNNNNNNNNNNNNNNNNNtataaatattcttaaaataattaaatagataattaaatatttacaattataatttattttattaaattaatttaaatatatttgaaaatataacgGTAATcattaaatacaataaattagaatttaataaatatttattttcgtaAGAGATAAGatgataaaaatgtaatttgcgGTGTGTTGATAACTTATCCCACTTAATTTattagattaataatcaaataattaatcataaaattaagtcttaaaccgggtcaaaatgattattaatatatcttaaaattttaatcaaacaTTAGATAAGTATGTGATTATTCATCTATCTTTATTTAATCACATCAACCAAACACACATTCGGTGTATTTTATATGACGAGATCTTCAAAATTACACTCACATGTCTATATTCTAATaaatgaaatgtaaattataatttagtATAATATTTCAACACTTCCACATGAAATATATTTAATGTATGTaggtattttattattttaaaaaaaaaacaatttaataaattttaatcatatttcagCACTTCCATACGAAATAGAAATAATGATATCTATTATAATCAAATGtagtttatattttattatactaatttattttacatatttagtTATAAATACTGGTCTCGcgacaaaatttaattaatataaaattatatattttttattttttattttctaaataaatacaattatttagagcaacaattttaatttaataattttaatattaatatctcAACAATTCCACAAGGAATAGAAAAATCTTTGGTCAAAGTTGATTGTAATTGAGAAAACAGTGCAATTAAGTTGAGTTATAACAGTTAGAGATGAGATATTCACTTGCCAAATTTAGTCTGCACCACAAAGTGAAACACCAAGTATAGTAGATGACTCCAATCCGCTTGCACCACATTACTACTAGTATAATTATTATCCATAGGTGTACATATTAATTTAACTacgattttctatttttttaaaaaaaatttaactgcaattttttaaatatatatgtaatcgagaatttaaatttttttaaaaaaaactggtAGTAGTAATATTGCAACTCAGATATCTCAAAACACGTAATATCTTGGGCATCACATTTCAGTCGATTTTCAGCAAGAACGATTATTGCTCTTCGACATTTAtttatctaaatattttaattttaaagagcataagttttactttatttaatttttgagaact
This genomic window from Primulina huaijiensis isolate GDHJ02 chromosome 7, ASM1229523v2, whole genome shotgun sequence contains:
- the LOC140981712 gene encoding plastidal glycolate/glycerate translocator 1, chloroplastic-like; translated protein: MASISLFLSPFLVHRCTYNGVIPNQVRLASVKKARKVCSQVFSVGARKADDSYGEVAETLRPVNALGPDSRFLVFEAPKTHTKKRVAVKSSGSETGLTSGGVQTMVVKLLHLVVSLGIIVFMDKLLKKAFVDAAIKFPSALFGMFCIFTILIVLDAIIPKAATTLLEFFQPALLFIQRWLPLFYVPSLVVLPLAVKDIPAASGFKILLIVVGGWLASLSVAGFTAIAVRKLVRTEMIPTEPMPKPSPFSSLELWLWGGIFLVSFVSAFFYPTALGTNARTCLPFLLASTVLGYIVGSGLPTQVKTVFHPIICCTLSADLAAFAYGKLSNCGLKPVLGYYLTKASSNPGAGDLLMGFLGSVILSFAFSMFRQRKLVQRHASEIFTSVIISTLFSLYSTALIGRLVGLEPSLTVSILPRCITVALALSIVTFFEGPNPSLTAAVVVVTGLVGANFVQTTLDRLGFRDPIARGIATASSAHGLGTAALSAKEPEALPFCAIAYALTGIFGSVICSLPAVRQSLLAIIG